One Candidatus Zixiibacteriota bacterium genomic window carries:
- a CDS encoding inorganic diphosphatase, protein MENDFTVEVLVEIPKGSRNKYEYDKARGLFRLDRMLFSAVHYPSDYGFILNSLGGDRDPLDALVLTWEPTFPGCLIDARPVGLFRMQDEKGPDEKILCVPIHDPMWNRIRALEEVPPHLVKEIEHFFQVYKELEEKKTAVEGWEDRAAAERVVREAQERWRKAGEHD, encoded by the coding sequence ATGGAAAATGACTTCACTGTCGAAGTGCTGGTCGAGATCCCCAAGGGGAGCCGGAACAAGTACGAGTACGACAAGGCGCGCGGGCTGTTCCGTCTCGATCGCATGCTGTTTTCGGCGGTGCACTACCCGAGCGATTACGGTTTCATCCTCAATTCGCTGGGGGGCGACCGCGACCCGCTCGATGCTCTCGTGCTCACCTGGGAGCCGACTTTCCCGGGATGCCTGATCGATGCCCGTCCGGTAGGGCTGTTCCGCATGCAGGACGAAAAGGGCCCGGATGAGAAGATTTTGTGCGTGCCGATCCACGACCCGATGTGGAACAGGATCCGGGCGCTGGAGGAGGTCCCGCCGCACCTGGTGAAAGAGATCGAGCATTTCTTCCAGGTATACAAGGAGTTGGAGGAGAAGAAGACGGCGGTCGAGGGGTGGGAGGACCGGGCGGCCGCGGAGCGCGTGGTGCGCGAGGCGCAGGAGCGCTGGCGCAAAGCCGGCGAGCACGACTAG